One window from the genome of Oryza glaberrima chromosome 3, OglaRS2, whole genome shotgun sequence encodes:
- the LOC127766716 gene encoding serine carboxypeptidase 1-like: MHTLPIKMKRGLLILWSLFCLSVANTAARNKANKPLEFDQLKIPSKYGSEKQDDLREKDRVRAMPGQMEEAEFNQYAGYVTVDAKAGRALFYYFVEAPHDPLKKPLVLWLNGGPGCSSFGAGAMLELGPFSVRSDNKTLYKKQHAWNTVANMLFVDVPAGVGYSYSNTTSDYYNIGDKKTTDDAYIFLINWMKKFPEYQDHDFFITGESYAGHYIPELANLIVSNNRAINSTNIKLKGVAIGNADLHDNVTLRASFDYYWRHAMISDRVYRAIQTSCGFNETYTNDCQNAMNLANKEKGNVDDYNIYAPQCHDASNPSPSGSSDSVAFGDPCANHYVSSYLNNPEVQRALHANTTGLNYPWMDCSGLIFDNWKDSPETMLPSIKTLISSGTRIWLYSGDMDAVCSVTSTQYALDILGLPVETSWRPWRIDNEVAGYVVGYRGLVFATVRGAGHMVPYYQPRRALALLSSFLEGKLPPE, from the exons ATGCACACGCTTCCTATCAAGATGAAAAGAGGCCTACTGATACTTTGGTCCTTGTTCTGCCTCAGTGTGGCAAACACAGCTGCAAGAAACAAGGCCAACAAACCTCTTGAGTTTGATCAGCTGAAAATACCAAGTAAATATGGTTCAGAAAAACAAGATGATCTGCGAGAGAAGGATAGAGTAAGAGCAATGCCAGGGCAGATGGAGGAAGCCGAGTTCAACCAATATGCAGGATATGTCACAGTGGATGCAAAGGCTGGAAGGGCTCTGTTCTACTATTTTGTTGAGGCTCCTCATGATCCTTTGAAGAAACCACTGGTCCTATGGCTGAATGGAG GCCCTGGTTGTTCGTCTTTTGGAGCTGGAGCCATGCTAGAACTTGGACCTTTCTCTGTCCGTAGTGACAACAAGACATTGTACAAGAAACAGCATGCATGGAACACAG TGGCCAATATGCTGTTCGTTGACGTCCCAGCCGGCGTTGGGTACTCATACTCCAACACTACATCAGATTATTACAACATTGGTGACAAAAAGACTACAGATGATGCATACATATTCCTCATCAATTGGATGAAGAAGTTTCCTGAGTATCAGGACCATGATTTCTTTATAACTGGTGAGAGCTATGCGGGTCACTATATACCAGAGCTAGCTAATCTGATTGTATCTAACAACAGAGCCATCAATTCAACAAACATCAAGCTCAAAGGTGTTGCA ATAGGCAACGCAGATTTGCATGACAACGTGACCCTAAGAGCATCATTTGACTACTATTGGAGGCATGCTATGATTTCTGACAGAGTCTACAGAGCCATCCAGACTAGCTGTGGTTTCAATGAGACATACACTAACGACTGCCAGAATGCCATGAACTTAGCTAACAAGGAAAAGGGAAATGTTGATGACTACAACATCTATGCACCACAATGCCATGATGCTTCCAATCCCTCTCCTTCTGGTTCCAGTGACTCG GTGGCATTTGGTGATCCTTGCGCAAACCACTATGTCTCTTCTTATCTAAATAATCCTGAGGTCCAGAGAGCACTCCATGCAAACACCACAGGGCTGAACTACCCATGGATGGATTGCAG TGGACTTATATTTGATAACTGGAAAGACTCACCGGAGACAATGCTGCCATCAATCAAGACACTAATTTCAAGTGGCACAAGGATATGGCTGTACAG TGGTGATATGGATGCAGTTTGTTCGGTCACGTCAACACAATATGCACTAGATATTCTTGGGCTACCTGTAGAAACATCCTGGCGTCCATGGCGCATCGACAATGAG GTTGCTGGCTATGTGGTTGGGTACAGAGGCCTGGTCTTTGCAACAGTCAGAGGAGCAGGGCACATGGTCCCTTACTACCAGCCTCGCAGGGCGCTAGCGCTGCTCTCCTCATTCCTTGAAGGAAAGCTTCCCCCAGAATGA